The following nucleotide sequence is from Alkalihalobacillus sp. LMS39.
CGTGTATTTATTGCTTCCGGGAAGCTTTTTTATTTTATTCCATGTATTAATAGCTTCTTTACGACTTTTTCCTTTGTTTTTCGGATCGGCAAAAAAATCTCGAATGAATTGGTTGTATTCAAATTGTGGTCCAATGTTTTTCTTATATGTAGGTTCTTTTTTTCGTTTTTCCTCCTCATGCCATGTCTCTACAACATCACGATATGTTTTTCCAACATTATTTTTAAAATAGGTTTGAATATAGGTAGAGAAATGGAATTTTGGGATTACAGTTTTAAAAAATGCTCTCACTTTTTGACTACAGCGATGATTTTCTGTAATGACTGTGTCAAGGCTTAACTCACCTTCATGCTCTGGCTTTTTGTTAATTTTCGTCTTTCTTGTTGCTTTTTTAATTTCACTCGTCCTTAGAAAGACTTCAACTCTATCAGAGATTTCCATTTTAGATCCAGACGCACTAATTCCATGTTCTCGACAAAATGTTTGCAATTCTTCTTTTAACCAATAATAATCTTTAAAATTATCTACGTTCATATCCCTCGATAAATTAGGTCGCAATCACAACACCTCCACAACCATATTAGAACACACGTTCCTATCGAGTCAAGATTATACTTCAAAGTTTCAATAATTTTCGTTTCTGTTTATGTTTCGATATTGGCGAGGTGTCATCCCTTCCACTTTTTTTAAAGCGACAATGAAATTAGCATGATGTTACGAACGATTTAAACATATTCTTTAAAGTGGTGCTGGAATTTTTTCCAAAAGAAGAACATGAAGCAGCTGGGCTTGTTCTTTTTCAAAATCATGTTCAATATCGGGTTGAATATACTGTTAAACATAGGAACAAAGTAGGTTTCCGTTATAGGAAGAACAAAAGGAGTTGAACATGCGTTAGCGGAACACATTCTCCCAAATTCAAAAACTAACGATAAAATATTTATAAAAATGGAGGCAAGAGGTATCCAGCTTCTATATTGCCAGCAATGGCTCCCGCTTTATGAAAAAGCCGATGGTACCATCTTAAGTATGGAAAAAGCCGGGGGATTTTCTGGTGCTTATATCCGACTTTTCACTATCAGCAATGGCAAGGAAAGTGTCAATTACGCTATTTTTGATTACTTTGAGTATTTGCCTTTGAATTGAAGCGGAGTATCAGCTTGAACTGTTCATATGGAGGAAAGCTATCGACTTAATAAAAAAACACCTTGTGTATGTTGCAGCAACGTACAATTTCCTCATGGCCTTACATTAATTTAGCTTTTTATTTTCTATTGGACACTGTTCATTGTTTTTGCTCTTGTTTTGTCTAATAGAGCACTTCTAGTGAACACTTCTCTTTCTTTTTCACCGAGTTTTGTCCTTCATCTCTCTTATGAAAGACACTTCTCTCTCTTTTCCCTCGAGTTTTGTCCTTCATCTCTCTTATGAAGGACACTTCTCCCTCTTTTCCCTCGAGTTTTGTCCTTCATCACTCTTATGAAGGACACTTCTCTCTCTTTTCCACCGAGTTTTGTCCTTCATCGCTCTTATGAAGGACACTTCTCTCTTTTCCCTCGAGTTTTGTCCTTCATCGCTCTTATGAAGGACACTTCCCTCTTTTTTTCCCTCGAGTTTTGTCCTTCATCTCCCTTATGAAGGACACTTCTCCCTCTTTTCCACTGAGTTTTGTCCTTCATCACTCTTTATAAACTTTTCGCATATCTTACATCCTATCTCACCTCTATCCACTCCGCAACAGCAAAAGAGCCCAACCCATTACGAATTGAGCTCCTTCAAATTCTACTACCCCTCCTATTTTGATTTGTTTCGGTTATAAATATCAAACCCAACTGCCCCAAGCAGAACTAATCCTTTTATCGCTTGTTGCCAATCAATACTCACGCCGATGAGAGACATTCCGTTA
It contains:
- a CDS encoding DUF6434 domain-containing protein gives rise to the protein MRPNLSRDMNVDNFKDYYWLKEELQTFCREHGISASGSKMEISDRVEVFLRTSEIKKATRKTKINKKPEHEGELSLDTVITENHRCSQKVRAFFKTVIPKFHFSTYIQTYFKNNVGKTYRDVVETWHEEEKRKKEPTYKKNIGPQFEYNQFIRDFFADPKNKGKSRKEAINTWNKIKKLPGSNKYTPNY